From the genome of Streptomyces sp. V1I1, one region includes:
- a CDS encoding helicase associated domain-containing protein, with translation MGGAALSLAASGRPDAASAYLAERGNLQVPQKFVDRDGYRLGAWINNQHRRRARLSPERMRALNAIQMTS, from the coding sequence ATGGGCGGGGCCGCGCTGTCGCTCGCTGCGTCAGGCCGGCCTGACGCAGCGAGCGCCTACCTCGCCGAGCGCGGCAACCTCCAAGTCCCGCAGAAGTTCGTCGATCGTGATGGCTACCGACTCGGCGCCTGGATCAACAATCAGCACCGGCGGCGCGCCCGCCTCAGCCCCGAGCGAATGAGAGCCCTCAACGCCATCCAAATGACCTCGTAA
- a CDS encoding IS3 family transposase (programmed frameshift), whose protein sequence is MPKPYPEEFREDVVRVARNRGPGVTVEQVAADFGVHAMTLWKWMRRADIDDGAKPGTTSQESRELREARRRIKLLEQENEVLRRAAAYLSQANLPKRIYPLVKELAVDGVPVTVTCRVLKLARQPYYRWLDEPVADAALKEAYRANALFDAHREDPEFGYRFLADEARSAGAGMADRTAWRICRDNRWWSVFGKNRSRTKKAGPPVHDDLVRRDFTADGPNMLWLTDITEHPTAEGKLYLCAVKDVFSKRIVGYSIDARMKSRLAVAALDNAVARRENVAGCVLHSDRGSQFRSRKFVRALGRHQIAGSIGRVGAAGDNAAMESFFSLLQKNVLDRRKWATRQELRIAIVTWIERTYHRRRRQPSLGRLTPVEYETVMTTPALLAA, encoded by the exons GTGCCCAAGCCTTATCCGGAAGAGTTCCGCGAGGATGTCGTACGGGTCGCGAGGAACCGCGGCCCGGGCGTGACGGTCGAGCAGGTGGCCGCCGACTTCGGAGTCCACGCGATGACCCTGTGGAAGTGGATGCGCCGGGCGGACATCGACGACGGGGCAAAGCCCGGAACGACCAGCCAGGAGAGCAGGGAACTACGGGAAGCACGTCGGCGGATCAAGCTGCTGGAGCAGGAGAATGAGGTCCTGCGCCGGGCCGCGGCCTACCTCTCGCAAGCGAACCTGCCG AAAAGGATCTACCCGCTCGTGAAAGAGCTCGCTGTGGACGGGGTTCCCGTCACGGTCACGTGCCGGGTCCTGAAGCTCGCCAGACAGCCCTACTATCGCTGGCTCGACGAGCCGGTGGCCGACGCCGCGTTAAAGGAGGCGTATCGCGCGAACGCGTTGTTCGACGCCCACCGTGAGGACCCGGAGTTCGGCTACCGCTTCCTGGCCGACGAAGCGCGAAGCGCGGGAGCTGGCATGGCTGACCGGACCGCGTGGCGGATCTGCCGGGACAACCGCTGGTGGAGCGTGTTCGGCAAGAATCGCAGCAGGACCAAGAAGGCCGGCCCGCCGGTGCACGACGACCTCGTCCGCCGCGACTTCACCGCGGATGGCCCGAACATGCTGTGGCTCACCGACATCACCGAACATCCCACAGCGGAAGGGAAGTTGTATCTGTGCGCGGTCAAGGACGTCTTCAGCAAAAGGATCGTGGGCTACTCGATCGACGCGCGAATGAAGTCCCGCCTGGCCGTCGCAGCGCTGGACAACGCTGTTGCCCGGCGTGAGAACGTCGCCGGGTGTGTCCTGCACAGCGATCGCGGGTCACAGTTTCGGTCCCGGAAGTTTGTCCGGGCGCTCGGCCGGCACCAGATCGCCGGCTCGATAGGCAGGGTCGGGGCGGCAGGCGACAACGCCGCCATGGAGTCCTTCTTCAGCCTGCTGCAGAAGAATGTCCTCGACCGCCGAAAGTGGGCCACCCGCCAGGAACTGCGGATCGCGATCGTGACCTGGATCGAGCGGACCTACCACCGACGCCGCAGACAACCCTCACTCGGCCGGCTGACTCCCGTCGAATACGAAACCGTCATGACCACTCCGGCCCTCCTGGCCGCGTGA
- a CDS encoding Mucin-19, translated as MDAKDFTEGLAELRKVRDAIKPLERQLAKLHAERDKKVRTLGAYEKAKADRLATSAGVSVIDVVALVPSLGPQVPASAPVEPSTTDSAAEDRTEAQSRAEAIKVPAGALAPDLRPSGQPESTVGVVEPQAGRDDDERQELRADDEVTAEAAAPSPAPVAPVPAPVPDGAQERELPSIPEGEAGDRWFRAEPNLASTRPNFKQAARQMAFLDTATGVLVWQGGAVTLDLEGASVAEILTAVYATVPADVERIYVTAGDPWHREAERHQFLKDAVSEWLNGPLPQGWTVESSRGKDRQAGHLVHPRNPVGRWQRGKDQHTEIRSVGEWFDAAGADPATVREAFVLLWKALKRHWDDVVLMGSPSQTGRDLWSRTIPAKAGARWADGFPVMSQEIRGLLHATAGQGRTELITPPRVPERVPGWYEVDRTFAYAKHTWSSGVGVPQRVTAAAFAAMSEKEQTDALFAPSHWQVRVTIPKDWDHVGLLPAPAPGERAWHYPYEGGRTFVTWAGGAEVNLALRNPLQPWRIEILDGLVWEKGDPLKGWANKLKDAWQSLRAQAEVHGDERQRQAARLASRAVRSILLYGIGTFAQRPRITTGSLELGAGGAVPEIPDGARLTGISDTHVTWERNGGFARDPFAHPEWAAGVWSAARAALLSASTGTKDPETGKPVKAGALHLPAGAILAFRTDAIYSSVRPDWPYRGEPGDYLLKGAMAWEQTTPTTDEEFYVLQDLGRQALEADEL; from the coding sequence ATGGACGCCAAAGACTTCACCGAAGGCCTCGCTGAGCTCCGAAAGGTACGGGACGCGATCAAGCCGCTGGAGCGGCAGTTGGCGAAACTGCATGCCGAACGCGACAAGAAGGTCCGGACGCTGGGCGCGTACGAGAAGGCGAAGGCCGACCGGCTCGCGACGTCGGCCGGCGTTTCTGTGATCGACGTGGTCGCCCTGGTGCCCTCTCTGGGCCCCCAGGTGCCCGCCAGCGCGCCCGTGGAGCCGTCGACGACCGATTCCGCCGCCGAAGATCGTACAGAGGCGCAGTCGCGTGCAGAGGCGATCAAGGTACCGGCTGGTGCCCTGGCGCCGGACCTTCGTCCGTCTGGCCAGCCCGAGTCGACCGTTGGCGTGGTCGAGCCTCAGGCGGGCCGGGACGACGACGAGCGCCAAGAGCTGCGGGCCGACGACGAGGTCACCGCCGAGGCGGCGGCCCCCTCCCCCGCGCCGGTCGCCCCGGTTCCGGCGCCCGTTCCGGACGGGGCGCAGGAGCGGGAGCTGCCGTCGATCCCGGAGGGCGAGGCGGGCGACCGCTGGTTTAGGGCCGAGCCGAACCTGGCGTCGACCCGGCCCAACTTCAAGCAGGCCGCCCGGCAGATGGCGTTCCTGGATACCGCGACCGGCGTGCTGGTGTGGCAGGGCGGAGCGGTGACGCTGGACCTGGAGGGCGCGAGCGTCGCGGAGATCCTCACTGCGGTGTACGCGACGGTCCCGGCGGATGTGGAGCGTATCTACGTCACCGCCGGTGACCCGTGGCACCGGGAGGCCGAGCGGCACCAGTTCTTGAAGGATGCGGTCTCCGAGTGGCTGAACGGTCCGCTTCCGCAGGGCTGGACGGTGGAGTCCTCGCGCGGTAAGGACCGGCAGGCCGGGCACTTGGTCCACCCGCGCAACCCGGTGGGCCGCTGGCAGCGCGGCAAGGACCAGCACACCGAAATCCGCAGCGTGGGCGAGTGGTTCGATGCGGCCGGCGCCGACCCGGCCACTGTCCGCGAGGCGTTCGTGCTGCTGTGGAAGGCCCTGAAGCGGCACTGGGACGATGTGGTGCTGATGGGCTCCCCGTCGCAGACGGGCCGGGACCTGTGGTCTCGGACCATTCCCGCGAAGGCCGGCGCCCGTTGGGCGGACGGATTCCCCGTCATGAGCCAGGAGATCCGCGGCCTGCTGCACGCCACCGCCGGGCAGGGCCGCACCGAGCTGATCACCCCGCCGCGCGTGCCGGAGCGGGTGCCCGGCTGGTACGAGGTCGACCGGACGTTCGCCTACGCCAAGCACACCTGGTCCTCCGGTGTCGGTGTGCCGCAGCGGGTGACGGCGGCCGCGTTCGCCGCTATGAGCGAGAAGGAGCAGACCGACGCGCTGTTCGCCCCCTCGCACTGGCAGGTGCGGGTGACCATCCCGAAGGACTGGGACCATGTGGGCCTGTTGCCCGCGCCGGCACCTGGGGAGCGGGCCTGGCACTACCCGTACGAGGGCGGCCGGACTTTCGTGACGTGGGCGGGTGGCGCCGAGGTCAACCTGGCGCTGCGCAACCCGCTCCAGCCGTGGCGCATCGAGATCCTGGACGGTCTGGTCTGGGAGAAGGGTGACCCCCTCAAGGGCTGGGCGAACAAGCTGAAGGACGCGTGGCAGTCGCTGCGAGCGCAGGCCGAAGTCCATGGCGACGAGCGGCAGCGCCAGGCAGCGCGGCTCGCCTCGCGCGCGGTGCGGTCGATCCTGCTGTACGGCATCGGCACGTTCGCGCAGCGGCCCCGCATCACCACCGGTTCGCTCGAGCTGGGCGCGGGTGGCGCGGTTCCTGAGATCCCGGATGGTGCGCGGCTGACCGGCATCTCGGACACGCATGTCACCTGGGAGCGCAACGGGGGCTTCGCCCGGGACCCGTTCGCGCACCCGGAGTGGGCGGCCGGTGTCTGGTCGGCGGCCCGGGCCGCGCTGCTGTCGGCCAGCACCGGCACCAAGGACCCGGAGACGGGTAAGCCGGTGAAGGCCGGTGCGCTGCACCTGCCGGCCGGGGCGATCCTCGCCTTCCGGACCGACGCCATTTACAGCTCGGTCCGTCCCGACTGGCCGTACCGGGGCGAGCCCGGCGACTACCTCCTGAAGGGCGCCATGGCCTGGGAGCAGACCACCCCCACCACCGATGAGGAGTTCTACGTCCTTCAGGACCTCGGCAGGCAGGCCCTGGAGGCGGACGAGCTGTGA
- a CDS encoding serine/threonine-protein kinase, which translates to MLVADRYRLESPIGRGGMGEVWRATDEVLGRPVAVKLLLGDEPDSEAAARFRLEGQTAARLNHPHVVGVFDFGAWDGRFYLVMELVEGRSLAQELAAEGALPSGRVALVAAQTAAGLASAHRQGIVHRDIKPGNLMSDADGTVKLGDFGIARFVDDPAAALTTAGQILGTSLYLAPERALGQPAGPASDMYSLGCVLYQLLTGCPPFQADTATATLYQHIDAAPVPPLQRGADLPPAFENYLLGLLAKQPEDRPTAQQVANWFGSGAWQGAREPLPAPETPPPAQVLGAGPAHASETGLATTYMLPPTDAQPGQGRRSVPTQRHGAREFVRRRPRVASAVAGAAAFLIAVLIGVAWFSPDKSSANTPRGETSAPAHPDLVPTPTPDPAMAPTVSPAPDDASVSRPSENEEEDDQEKKHKGEDAEGRHGEED; encoded by the coding sequence GTGCTGGTGGCGGATCGGTACCGGTTGGAGTCACCCATCGGCCGCGGCGGAATGGGCGAGGTCTGGCGGGCCACAGACGAAGTGCTCGGGCGGCCCGTGGCCGTCAAGCTGCTTCTCGGTGATGAGCCCGACTCCGAAGCGGCTGCTCGTTTCCGGCTGGAGGGGCAGACGGCGGCCCGTCTGAATCACCCCCATGTCGTGGGGGTGTTCGATTTCGGGGCGTGGGACGGTCGCTTTTACCTGGTGATGGAACTTGTAGAAGGCCGGAGCCTGGCCCAGGAGCTGGCCGCCGAGGGGGCACTTCCGTCGGGGCGAGTTGCCCTTGTCGCCGCCCAGACGGCCGCCGGGCTGGCCTCCGCGCACCGCCAGGGAATCGTCCACCGGGACATCAAACCCGGCAACTTGATGTCCGACGCCGACGGGACGGTCAAACTCGGGGACTTCGGGATTGCCAGGTTCGTCGACGATCCGGCCGCCGCACTGACCACCGCCGGGCAGATCCTCGGCACCAGTCTCTATCTGGCCCCCGAGCGCGCCCTGGGGCAGCCCGCGGGCCCGGCCTCCGACATGTACTCCCTCGGATGCGTGCTCTATCAACTGCTGACGGGCTGCCCGCCGTTCCAGGCCGACACAGCCACGGCCACTCTCTACCAGCACATCGATGCCGCTCCGGTTCCTCCCCTTCAGCGGGGCGCCGACCTTCCACCCGCATTCGAGAACTATCTGCTGGGGCTGCTCGCGAAACAGCCCGAGGACCGGCCCACCGCGCAGCAAGTAGCCAACTGGTTCGGTTCGGGTGCCTGGCAAGGCGCCCGGGAACCCCTGCCCGCGCCGGAGACGCCCCCGCCCGCACAGGTTTTGGGAGCCGGCCCGGCGCATGCGTCGGAGACGGGGCTCGCGACCACATACATGCTGCCGCCGACTGACGCGCAGCCGGGCCAAGGACGCCGGTCTGTCCCCACGCAGCGGCATGGCGCCCGCGAGTTCGTCAGGCGCCGGCCGAGGGTGGCGAGTGCCGTCGCCGGTGCCGCTGCCTTCCTCATCGCCGTGCTGATCGGCGTGGCTTGGTTCTCACCCGACAAAAGCTCGGCGAACACTCCCCGCGGCGAAACGTCCGCCCCAGCGCATCCAGACCTGGTGCCGACACCAACGCCCGATCCTGCTATGGCCCCCACCGTCTCGCCCGCACCCGACGACGCCTCCGTCAGCCGGCCGAGCGAGAACGAAGAGGAAGACGATCAGGAGAAAAAGCACAAGGGCGAGGACGCGGAGGGACGTCATGGCGAAGAGGACTAG